The DNA region CCCGCCCCGCCTTGACGCGCGGGGCGGGGCTCGCGTTTGTCCCCCCTGCACGGCGGCACGCCACTCGCTATCTTGTCCGCGCGAGGCAATCGATCGAGATCCCTTTCGAACATCGACCGCAGGCCAGGCCGTGGAACTGACTCCCAAGCAGCGGGCGCATCTCAAGTCGCTGGCGCATCACCTGAATCCCGTGCTCTTCGTGGGCAAGGAAGGCGTGACCGACCAGACGGTGCGGTCGCTGGAGGAGGCCTTCAACACCCGCGAGCTGCTGAAGGTGAAGATCCTGGAAGCGGCGCCCATGAGCGCGCGTGAGGGCGCCGCCGCGCTCGCCGAGCGGATCGAGGGGGCCGTGGCGGTGCAGGCCATCGGCCGCGTGGGCGTGCTGTACCGGCCCCATCCCGAAAAGCCCGAGATCCAGCTTCCCGGCTGATTCGCTTCGACCGGCTCCTCCGCGCCCGGCGCCTTGTAGCGCCGGGCGCGTTTGCGTAGACTGTGCTAAGGAATTCGCAGACCTCCCCCTCACCTCCCTGGATCGTCGATGATGCGTTTTTCCGCTCGCGCCGCTGCCGCGGGCGCGCTTCTGCTCGCCGCAACGCAGGCGG from Longimicrobium sp. includes:
- the yhbY gene encoding ribosome assembly RNA-binding protein YhbY; its protein translation is MELTPKQRAHLKSLAHHLNPVLFVGKEGVTDQTVRSLEEAFNTRELLKVKILEAAPMSAREGAAALAERIEGAVAVQAIGRVGVLYRPHPEKPEIQLPG